Proteins co-encoded in one Cricetulus griseus strain 17A/GY chromosome 1 unlocalized genomic scaffold, alternate assembly CriGri-PICRH-1.0 chr1_1, whole genome shotgun sequence genomic window:
- the Xbp1 gene encoding X-box-binding protein 1 isoform 1 (isoform 1 is encoded by transcript variant 1), translating into MVVVAASPSAATAAPKVLLLSGQPAADGRALPLMVPGSRAAGSEANGAPQARKRQRLTHLSPEEKALRRKLKNRVAAQTARDRKKARMSELEQQVVDLEEENQKLLLENQLLREKTHGLVIENQELRTRLGMDVLTTEEAPETESKGNGVRPVAGSAESAAGAGPVVTSPEHLPMDSDTVDSSDSESDILLGILDKLDPVMFFKCPSPESANLEELPEVYPGPSSLPASLSLSVGTSSAKLEAINELIRFDHVYTKPLVLEIPSETESQTNVVVKIEEAPLSSSEEDHPEFIVSVKKEPLEEDFIPEPGISNLLSSSHCLKPSSCLLDAYSDCGYEGSPSPFSDMSSPLGIDHSWEDTFANELFPQLISV; encoded by the exons atggtggtggtggcagcgtcGCCGAGCGCGGCCACGGCGGCCCCGAAAGTACTGCTTCTATCGGGCCAGCCCGCCGCGGACGGCCGGGCGCTGCCACTCATGGTTCCAGGCTCGCGGGCAGCAGGGTCCGAGGCGAACGGGGCGCCACAGGCTCGCAAGCGGCAGCGCCTCACGCACCTGAGCCCGGAGGAGAAGGCGCTGCGGAG GAAACTGAAAAACAGAGTAGCAGCGCAGACTGCCCGAGATCGAAAGAAAGCCCGGATGAGCGAGCTGGAACAGCAAGTGGTGGATTTGGAAGAAGAG AACCAAAAACTTCTGTTAGAAAATCAGCTTTTGAGAGAGAAAACTCATGGCCTTGTAATTGAGAACCAGGAGTTAAGAACTCGCTTGGGAATGGATGTGCTGACTACTGAAGAGGCTCCAGAGACGGAGTCCAAG GGAAATGGAGTAAGGCCGGTGGCCGGGTCTGCTGAGTCC gcagcaggtgcaggcccagttGTCACCTCCCCAGAACATCTTCCCATGGATTCTGACACTGTTGACTCTTCAGACTCCGAG TCTGATATCCTTTTGGGCATTCTGGACAAGTTGGACCCTGTCATGTTTTTCAAATGTCCATCCCCAGAGTCTGCCAATCTGGAGGAACTCCCAGAGGTCTACCCAGGACCTAGTTCCTTACCAGCCTCCCTTTCTCTGTCAGTGGGGACCTCATCAGCCAAGCTGGAAGCCATTAATGAACTCATTCGCTTTGACCATGTATACACCAAGCCTCTAGTCTTAGAGATCCCTTCTGAGACAGAGAGTCAAACTAATGTGGTAGTGAAAATTGAGGAAGCACCTCTCAGCTCTTCAGAGGAGGATCACCCTGAATTCATTGTCTCAGTGAAGAAAGAACCTTTGGAAGAAGACTTCATTCCAGAGCCGGGCATCTCAAACCTGCTTTCATCCAGCCACTGTCTGAAACCATCTTCCTGCCTGCTGGATGCTTATAGTGACTGTGGATATGAGggctccccttctcccttcagtGACATGTCTTCTCCACTTGGTATAGACCATTCTTGGGAGGACACTTTTGCCAATGAACTCTTTCCCCAGCTAATTAGTGTCTAA
- the Ccdc117 gene encoding coiled-coil domain-containing protein 117 isoform X2: protein MPHDSGPIYTTNPDVSLGGPEWRVLEGVTWGSKRAWRRVLVGCGGGRHYGTWEYTSNWGGGRSLVSKAMAALGRPFSGLPLRGSADFLQPSPGFAGRAFPPGATGPDLAPRPGSRVAPSSPSGRTARGRVPIHCRKKHKRLAEDDECPIRKKRLTEAELCVVANEWVLDTHQGIEGHGVNTCPSGLSVPSMLDAICEEMDQTTAEPQCELARRRLQEIEDRIIDEDEEVESDRNVSHLPSLVLSDTMKTGLKREFDEVFTKKMIESMSRPSMELVLWKPLPEILSEKPKPSSNPKNYLGESQMKRTAAGTAFPQRTEVLLEPRHTDTPLYHSLETAASTEEEMEL, encoded by the exons ATGCCTCACGACAGCGGCCCAATATACACAACAAATCCCGACGTGTCTCTGGGCGGTCCGGAGTGGAGGGTTCTAGAAGGCGTGACGTGGGGGTCGAAGCGGGCTTGGAGGCGGGTTCTCGTGGGCTGTGGCGGTGGCCGCCACTACGGGACCTGGGAATATACTAGCAACTGGGGCGGCGGACGCAGCCTTGTCTCGAAAGCCATGGCGGCGCTCGGCCGGCCCTTCAGCGGCCTCCCTCTGAGAGGCAGCGCGGACTTCCTGCAGCCATCGCCGGGCTTCGCGGGCCGGGCCTTCCCGCCAGGAGCCACCGGCCCTGACCTGGCCCCGCGGCCGGGCTCCCGCGTTGCGCCAAGCAGCCCGAGCGGGAGAACTGCGCGCGGACG TGTTCCCATTCACTGTAGAAAAAAACACAAGCGATTGGCGGAGGATGATGA GTGTCCCATAAGAAAGAAGAGACTGACTGAAGCTGAACTCTGTGTGGTTGCTAATGAATGGGTTCTTGACACACACCAGGGTATAGAAGGTCATGGGGTAAACACATGTCCTAGTGGCCTTTCTGTACCCAGTATGCTAGATGCTATCTGTGAAGAAATGGATCAAACAACTGCAGAACCACAGTGTGAACTTGCCCGAAGGAGGCTTCAGGAGATTGAGGACAG GATAATTGACGAAGATGAAGAGGTTGAAAGTGACAGAAATGTTAGCCACCTCCCAAGCCTTGTCCTTTCTGACACGATGAAAACGGGTTTGAAGAGGGAATTTGATGAAGTCTTCACAAAGAAGATGATTGAGTCTAT GAGCCGTCCTTCTATGGAACTTGTGCTCTGGAAACCTCTCCCTGAAATCCTTTCTGAGAAGCCAAAGCCATCATCTAACCCTAAGAACTACCTGGGAGAGAGCCAAATGAAGCGTACAGCTGCCGGCACTGCCTTTCCACAGAGAACTGAAGTGTTGCTGGAACCTCGGCACACAGACACGCCACTTTACCATAGTCTGGAGACAGCTGCTAGCACAGAGGAAGAGATGGAACTCTAG
- the Xbp1 gene encoding X-box-binding protein 1 isoform 2 (isoform 2 is encoded by transcript variant 2; The RefSeq protein has 1 substitution compared to this genomic sequence), with protein sequence MVVVAAAPSAATAAPKVLLLSGQPAADGRALPLMVPGSRAAGSEANGAPQARKRQRLTHLSPEEKALRRKLKNRVAAQTARDRKKARMSELEQQVVDLEEENQKLLLENQLLREKTHGLVIENQELRTRLGMDVLTTEEAPETESKGNGVRPVAGSAESAALRLRAPLQQVQAQLSPPQNIFPWILTLLTLQTPSLISFWAFWTSWTLSCFSNVHPQSLPIWRNSQRSTQDLVPYQPPFLCQWGPHQPSWKPLMNSFALTMYTPSL encoded by the exons atggtggtggtggcagcgtcGCCGAGCGCGGCCACGGCGGCCCCGAAAGTACTGCTTCTATCGGGCCAGCCCGCCGCGGACGGCCGGGCGCTGCCACTCATGGTTCCAGGCTCGCGGGCAGCAGGGTCCGAGGCGAACGGGGCGCCACAGGCTCGCAAGCGGCAGCGCCTCACGCACCTGAGCCCGGAGGAGAAGGCGCTGCGGAG GAAACTGAAAAACAGAGTAGCAGCGCAGACTGCCCGAGATCGAAAGAAAGCCCGGATGAGCGAGCTGGAACAGCAAGTGGTGGATTTGGAAGAAGAG AACCAAAAACTTCTGTTAGAAAATCAGCTTTTGAGAGAGAAAACTCATGGCCTTGTAATTGAGAACCAGGAGTTAAGAACTCGCTTGGGAATGGATGTGCTGACTACTGAAGAGGCTCCAGAGACGGAGTCCAAG GGAAATGGAGTAAGGCCGGTGGCCGGGTCTGCTGAGTCCGCAGCACTCAGACTACGTGCACCTCTgcagcaggtgcaggcccagttGTCACCTCCCCAGAACATCTTCCCATGGATTCTGACACTGTTGACTCTTCAGACTCCGAG TCTGATATCCTTTTGGGCATTCTGGACAAGTTGGACCCTGTCATGTTTTTCAAATGTCCATCCCCAGAGTCTGCCAATCTGGAGGAACTCCCAGAGGTCTACCCAGGACCTAGTTCCTTACCAGCCTCCCTTTCTCTGTCAGTGGGGACCTCATCAGCCAAGCTGGAAGCCATTAATGAACTCATTCGCTTTGACCATGTATACACCAAGCCTCTAG